The Elusimicrobiota bacterium region AATTTTTTCTAAAAGCGGCAGCAGGTCTTGCATAGAAGATAGTTTCTTATCAGTAATGATAATATATGCATCTTCTAAAACTGCTTCCATTCGTTCTGCATCAGTAACAAAATACGGCGAAATCCAGCCTCGGTCAAACTGCATCCCCTCTACTACCTCAAGTGTTGTTTCAGCTGATTTGCCTTCTTCAACTGTTATTACACCATCTTTACCAACCTTGAGAATAGCATCCGCAATAAGGTCACCAATCTCCTTATTGTTCGCAGAGATTGTAGCAATCTGTCCGATTTCGTCTTTTGCTCTTTCAAGATTATCCTGCGGAATCTTTTTGGCAACCTTTTTGATGTAATTTACAGTGGCTTCAACTGCTTTGTCAATCCCTCTTTTGATGTGAATCGCATTAGCACCTGCAGTAATATTCCTTAACCCTTCTGTGATTACCGACTGTGCCAATAGCGTTGCAGTTGTTGTGCCATCGCCCGCTACATCGTTTGTTTTAGATGCCACTTCTTTCACCAGTTCCGCACCCATATTCTCAAACGGGTCTTCAAGCTCAATCTCTTTTGCGATAGTGACACCATCATTTGTTACCGTCGGTGAGCCGAACTTTTTATCAAGCACTACATATCTACCCTTAGGACCGAGTGTTATTTTTACTGCATCCGCAAGTTTATCCACACCGGTCTTTATTGCCCGCATCGCTTCATCAGAATACTTTAACTGTTTTGCCATTTTTTATTCACCTCCATTATTTTTCAATAATCGCGATAATATCATCCTGTTCAAGAATTTTATACTCAACATCATCTATTTTTATCTCTTCACCACCATATTTCTTAAACAGCACTTTATCACCTACCTTAACATCTATCGGTACCCTTTTGCCTGATTCGTCAACTTTGCCCGGACCTACAGCAATCACTTCGCCTTCCTGCGGCTTCTCTTTTGCAGTATCCGGAATTATTATCCCACCTTTTTTTACCTCTTTCTCCTCGGCTGGCTTGACGATTACTCTGTCACCAAGCGGCTTTATATTCATAAACAATCACCCCCTTTCGCTATTCACGAATAACACATCACAAATTGTCACGAATAAATCATCGTTGCGTCTTAGCGTCTATTGCGTCGCAGCGTCGTTGGGTCTTTGACCCTACGACCCTATGACCTAATGTATGTCTATATCCGTGATTTTTTAGATGCAATCCTGTAAAAAAAGTTTCAGAAAAAAATCAAATCAAAAATTTACACCTAAACCAAAATCAATACCAAAATGGTCTATCAGATATGTGCCTGCTACATTGATATATGTAAATGGTAACAATGAGAAATTCAAACCAAGAACACCTCGTAAGGCGGTCCCGGTAGCACTGAGGTTGCCTTTTACAGGTAGATCTAAATTAGTGAAATAATTAGTTAAATAAGTTGGATCAAATTTTGTCTCCAGTTTTGTGGTATCCATTGCGACACCGAGATACGGCTCTATTACAGGAATACTTACCGAAAAAATTCCAGCAACAGAATTTGTGTTTGCTTTGAATGTTGCATATGTTAACTGATTATATGAATACATTGCAGAAAGACCCATTTTTACAACTGCCAGTTCCTTCTCAATAATACCATATTTAACACCAACACCGAGCATTTCAACACCCTGTGTTTCTGGAAAACCGCGTAGTGTAAGTTCAAAACTTTTGGGCAGCCCTTTTGATAATTGGACAAATGGTAACCCGAACAGTTTATCACCCATACTGGTTTTAAGAATTTCATCATCAGCCGATGGTTCTAATGAAGTTGCAGTAATTAATCCGAGGTCTATCCCAGGTAATATTGGAAGTGTTCTTCCGGAATGGAACATCCCCCCTGCAAGCACAGAACCGATGTCATTTGCTAATGATTCTATGAACTCTTTTTCAAGTTTATTTACAAGTTCATCAAAATCAAGTGTAGCCGAAAACGCAGTACCAGCAACTAAACAACTAACCACAAATACTGCAAAAGCTTTTCTCATAACACCCCCATCCTTATCTAACAAATGTTATATAACATTTGTTAGATATTACTGACGAGCATTTTCAGGGCAACTTCGCAATTTTTCAAAAACAATTTCAAGCCCTTTTAATGTTAAATCTTCGTCAACTATAAAATTCGGAAAATGTTTTGCGAAAGTTTTTGCATACCCGCCCGTCAAAATCACTTTCAAATTTTTCATTTTTAATTTTTCATTTTTAATTTTTTTTATCACCTCCTTTATCAATCCGATATGTTCCCAAAATATACCTGACAATATTGCTTCTTTTGTATTTTTGCCAATTACAAGATTCTGCTTTATCGTTTGGAATGATACCAGTGGCAGTTTTGCTGTTTTCTCAAAAAGTGCTTCGGCTGATATTTTTATCCCAGGTGCTATTATACCGCCTAAATACTCACCTTTTTCAGAAACAAAATCAAGTGTCGTAGCCGTACCTAAATCAATAACTACTGATGGACAGCCGTATATCTCTTTTACTGCAACAGCATTTACAAGACGATCTGCGCCAACCTGTTCAGGTTTTTTTACTTTTATTTTTATTGGTATATTTTTATAGTTAACAATTATTGGTTTGTTTTTTAACTGACGGCTTATCTTAGAAGTTATACAAGGCACAACAGATATAATTATAGCATTATCATAATTACCAAATGGAATTTTTGAGAATTTTGCTGTCAGAATTTTTGTTTTTGCTATCAGTTTTTTATTTTCTCCGCCAGAGGCGGATCCGCCGAGTTTTGTGGCAGAAAAGAGCCCGAAATCTATTGTTGTATTACCAATATCTACCGTCAGTAGTTTCATTTCTCCTTAACGACCAGTATAGATGCTTTACCGGATCTAAGACGAACTGTTTTCTTACTATTCGGGTCATTTATCTGTTTAGCACCGTCAAGCAGGAAAGCATATTTGTATTCACCTGGTGGAAGTAAAAGCATTGTTTCCCATGTATAATTTTTGCCTTGTTTCATCGGGTTTGCTTTTGGATTCCAATTATTAAAATCACCAATAAGATACACACTTTTAGGTTTAGAACTTCTGTACTGAAATGCGATTTTTCTTCTTGGTAAGTTTGAACTCGTTACAGATAGACGCGGTTTGAAAGGTGCAGAATGGACGGCAACTTTTGTTTTTTTTGCTAATTTTTTTTGGGCTAAAGATGCTGGTTGGGTTGTTGTAGCCGATACAGAGGCAACCTGTGGCTGTGATTTCACGATTGCTGGTGGACTTGAAATAACAACCTCTATTTTTTTAACTTTCGGTATTGTAGGAGTTGTTATAGCAGTTACCTTTTTTACTTTTTTTTCTTTTAAGTATAAAAGTCCACCACCAAATAGTATTAAAATCACACCAACTGCAAGCCCGATATAAGAAACCAATTTTTTATCCATTATTTTTTTTCATTTCCAAATCAATCCGTGCTTCTATCTGCTCCAATTTTTCATGGATAATATCTAATTTTTTGGAAATACTTTCAGTATGCTCAGTAAGATTGGAAATAATCGGAATTAACGCATCTATCTTTCCATTTTCTGCCGGCTGATTTCGTGGCTGGCTCTGGAGCACTTTTAGTTCTTCAATTTTGGTAGTAATTTTGTTGAATACAGTTTGAGTAGCTGAATCCATATCTTCTCTGAAAAGGTCAAACTTTGCTGTAAGTTCGTCTATTCGTTCTTCAACAAGCCCGATAATCATCGTTTTGTCTTTTTCAGAAAAATCTTCTACTGTTTGGCGTTTAGCTTTTTCCAACAATAAAAGAACTACTGAAACTGTGATAAGA contains the following coding sequences:
- the groES gene encoding co-chaperone GroES: MNIKPLGDRVIVKPAEEKEVKKGGIIIPDTAKEKPQEGEVIAVGPGKVDESGKRVPIDVKVGDKVLFKKYGGEEIKIDDVEYKILEQDDIIAIIEK
- a CDS encoding type III pantothenate kinase, whose protein sequence is MKLLTVDIGNTTIDFGLFSATKLGGSASGGENKKLIAKTKILTAKFSKIPFGNYDNAIIISVVPCITSKISRQLKNKPIIVNYKNIPIKIKVKKPEQVGADRLVNAVAVKEIYGCPSVVIDLGTATTLDFVSEKGEYLGGIIAPGIKISAEALFEKTAKLPLVSFQTIKQNLVIGKNTKEAILSGIFWEHIGLIKEVIKKIKNEKLKMKNLKVILTGGYAKTFAKHFPNFIVDEDLTLKGLEIVFEKLRSCPENARQ
- a CDS encoding DUF6588 family protein, translating into MRKAFAVFVVSCLVAGTAFSATLDFDELVNKLEKEFIESLANDIGSVLAGGMFHSGRTLPILPGIDLGLITATSLEPSADDEILKTSMGDKLFGLPFVQLSKGLPKSFELTLRGFPETQGVEMLGVGVKYGIIEKELAVVKMGLSAMYSYNQLTYATFKANTNSVAGIFSVSIPVIEPYLGVAMDTTKLETKFDPTYLTNYFTNLDLPVKGNLSATGTALRGVLGLNFSLLPFTYINVAGTYLIDHFGIDFGLGVNF